The proteins below are encoded in one region of Deferribacter autotrophicus:
- the moaC gene encoding cyclic pyranopterin monophosphate synthase MoaC produces the protein MKFTHFDEEGRSKMVDVTEKAVTKREAHACGYIYMKPETLMMIVDKKIEKGNVFEVARVAGIMGVKRTSDLIPMCHPLNITGVEIFFTPEKEKNRIRIDCTVKLSGKTGVEMEALTGVSIAALTIYDMCKAVDKEMVISDIMLLKKTGGKSGTFVREMGK, from the coding sequence ATGAAATTTACTCATTTTGATGAAGAAGGCAGAAGTAAGATGGTGGATGTAACGGAAAAGGCCGTTACGAAAAGGGAGGCACATGCCTGCGGCTATATTTATATGAAGCCAGAAACGTTGATGATGATTGTGGATAAGAAAATTGAGAAAGGGAATGTTTTTGAGGTGGCAAGAGTAGCAGGTATTATGGGAGTGAAAAGGACATCAGATTTGATTCCTATGTGTCATCCTTTAAATATAACTGGAGTTGAGATATTTTTTACCCCTGAAAAAGAAAAAAACAGAATACGAATCGATTGTACAGTAAAGCTTAGTGGTAAAACTGGAGTTGAGATGGAAGCTCTCACAGGAGTGTCTATTGCGGCTTTGACCATATATGACATGTGCAAGGCGGTGGATAAAGAAATGGTAATTTCGGATATCATGCTTTTGAAAAAAACAGGCGGAAAAAGTGGAACTTTTGTGAGGGAAATGGGTAAGTAG
- a CDS encoding SH3 domain-containing protein, translating to MFRKLLIFLLFFFCFSISAIAGDNASSKSDNVTKFIETLAKVKVTTYVYKEPNIKSKKLRRLYRDSKIIVIQDYDDKWYKVKYNNVRTGFVLKKNIEMRYTLKKEVKRGPYQLKKLQIDLKSLIQRFNFNMTESKFFLDMGYVPNFGLKSVKKFNGTLRVELYYFWNIKKGVKIKKKENPFQDLLKQFLEVVFFKMFMEQSKYYEIYIYDKNKKGKNTELYAKLRYTDMDNRFFEIKNVDGKIWDYVESNVSLNSLFAEIKS from the coding sequence ATGTTTAGAAAACTTTTAATATTTTTGCTTTTTTTCTTTTGCTTCTCAATATCTGCTATTGCTGGTGATAATGCGTCCTCAAAATCTGATAATGTGACAAAATTTATTGAAACCTTAGCAAAGGTGAAAGTAACTACCTACGTTTATAAAGAGCCTAATATAAAGTCAAAAAAATTGAGAAGATTATATAGGGATTCGAAAATTATTGTAATCCAAGATTATGATGATAAATGGTATAAGGTAAAATATAACAATGTAAGGACAGGATTTGTTCTTAAAAAGAATATTGAAATGAGATATACGCTTAAAAAAGAAGTTAAAAGAGGTCCTTACCAGCTAAAGAAACTGCAGATTGATCTTAAAAGCCTTATCCAAAGATTTAATTTCAATATGACGGAATCTAAGTTTTTTTTAGATATGGGATATGTTCCGAATTTTGGTTTGAAAAGTGTAAAGAAATTTAATGGTACATTAAGGGTCGAACTTTACTATTTTTGGAATATAAAAAAGGGTGTGAAGATAAAAAAGAAAGAAAACCCTTTTCAAGATTTATTGAAGCAATTTTTGGAAGTGGTGTTCTTTAAGATGTTTATGGAACAGTCCAAGTACTATGAGATTTATATTTATGACAAAAATAAAAAAGGTAAAAATACTGAATTATATGCAAAATTGAGATATACTGATATGGATAACAGGTTTTTTGAAATTAAAAATGTTGATGGTAAGATTTGGGATTATGTTGAGAGCAATGTTTCTTTGAATTCGTTATTTGCTGAAATAAAATCATAA
- the ychF gene encoding redox-regulated ATPase YchF, giving the protein MGFNCGIIGLPNVGKSTIFNALTRAKADSANYPFCTIDPNVGIVNVPDDRLDFIAEHIKPKKVTPTTIEFVDIAGLVKGASKGEGLGNQFLSNIRQVDAVAHVVRCFEDENIVHVNGRVDPKNDIEIINTELLLADLEVLERAIVKVEKNAKSGNKELKEKAKVLKDIYNRASLGVMLKNIVNEDEKELLKEYNLLTLKPMMYVLNVDEEGLYEDNDYVKAVKEIAEKENARVVKICGKIEAELTELDEEEAKQFLKEMGLERSGLEYMIMEGYKLLSLITFFTAGEKEVKAWTIKEGTPAVKAAGKIHSDIERGFIRAEVVDFETFKEYKSMQKIKELGKLRLEGKEYIVKDGDIIYFRFNV; this is encoded by the coding sequence ATGGGATTTAATTGTGGAATAATCGGTTTACCGAATGTAGGGAAATCGACAATTTTTAATGCACTTACAAGAGCGAAGGCAGATAGTGCAAACTATCCATTTTGCACTATAGATCCCAATGTGGGTATTGTAAATGTTCCGGATGATAGGTTGGATTTTATAGCTGAGCATATAAAACCTAAAAAGGTTACCCCTACAACAATAGAGTTTGTTGATATTGCTGGGCTTGTAAAAGGTGCGAGTAAAGGTGAAGGGTTAGGGAATCAATTTCTTTCTAATATAAGACAGGTTGATGCCGTTGCCCATGTGGTTAGATGCTTTGAAGATGAAAATATTGTGCATGTAAATGGTAGAGTTGATCCTAAAAATGATATTGAGATAATAAATACAGAGCTCTTATTGGCAGATTTGGAAGTACTTGAACGGGCCATTGTAAAGGTGGAAAAGAATGCAAAGAGTGGAAATAAAGAGCTTAAAGAAAAAGCGAAGGTTTTGAAAGATATTTATAACCGAGCCTCCCTTGGGGTGATGCTGAAAAATATTGTGAATGAAGATGAAAAGGAATTACTGAAAGAGTACAACTTATTGACTCTAAAACCGATGATGTATGTATTAAATGTTGATGAAGAAGGTCTATATGAGGATAACGATTATGTTAAAGCAGTAAAGGAGATTGCTGAAAAAGAGAATGCAAGGGTGGTAAAGATTTGTGGTAAAATAGAGGCGGAACTGACTGAGCTTGATGAAGAAGAGGCGAAACAGTTTTTGAAAGAGATGGGATTAGAGAGATCTGGACTGGAGTATATGATAATGGAGGGGTATAAGCTTTTAAGTCTAATCACATTTTTTACTGCTGGAGAAAAAGAGGTAAAAGCTTGGACAATAAAAGAGGGTACTCCAGCGGTAAAAGCAGCAGGGAAAATTCATTCAGATATCGAGAGAGGATTTATCAGGGCTGAAGTGGTTGACTTTGAAACCTTTAAAGAATATAAATCGATGCAAAAAATAAAAGAGCTTGGTAAATTAAGGCTTGAAGGAAAAGAATATATTGTAAAAGATGGTGATATCATCTATTTTAGATTCAATGTTTAG